A single region of the Anabaena sphaerica FACHB-251 genome encodes:
- the clpP gene encoding ATP-dependent Clp endopeptidase proteolytic subunit ClpP — MLVSQSGNYPISSLSPIGISCNYGSPNNIVPMVVEQSGMGERAFDIYSRLLRERIIFLGTPIDDVVANSIVAQLLFLDAEDSEKDIQLYINSPGGSVYAGMAIYDTIQQIRPDVVTICFGLAASMGAFLLTAGTAGKRMSLPDSRIMIHQPLGGAQGQAIDIEIQAREILYIKGNLNQLMAKHTGQPLEKIEADTERDFFMSAEEAKNYGLIDQVISRQNLPTAGENVTILK; from the coding sequence ATGCTTGTATCGCAGTCGGGAAATTACCCAATCAGTAGCTTAAGTCCCATCGGCATTAGCTGTAACTACGGCAGCCCTAATAACATCGTCCCGATGGTGGTAGAACAATCCGGTATGGGAGAAAGGGCTTTTGACATCTACTCCCGCCTACTGCGAGAGCGGATTATTTTTTTGGGAACGCCAATAGATGATGTTGTAGCCAATTCAATTGTGGCTCAATTGCTATTTCTAGACGCTGAAGACTCAGAAAAGGATATTCAACTTTACATAAATTCTCCTGGCGGCTCTGTTTACGCAGGAATGGCAATCTATGATACAATCCAACAAATACGTCCCGATGTTGTTACCATCTGTTTTGGTCTAGCTGCCAGCATGGGTGCATTTTTGTTAACAGCGGGAACTGCGGGAAAACGTATGTCTCTACCTGACTCCCGGATTATGATTCACCAACCCCTTGGTGGCGCTCAAGGACAAGCGATTGATATTGAAATTCAAGCGCGAGAAATTCTTTACATCAAGGGTAACTTGAATCAGTTAATGGCCAAGCATACTGGTCAACCTTTAGAAAAGATCGAAGCCGATACGGAACGCGATTTTTTCATGTCAGCAGAAGAGGCGAAAAACTACGGTTTGATCGATCAGGTTATTTCTAGACAAAACCTCCCCACAGCAGGGGAAAACGTCACCATTCTGAAATAA